The following proteins are encoded in a genomic region of Entelurus aequoreus isolate RoL-2023_Sb linkage group LG01, RoL_Eaeq_v1.1, whole genome shotgun sequence:
- the atp5f1e gene encoding ATP synthase subunit epsilon, mitochondrial, with product MVAYWRQAGLSYIRFSAICAGAVRAALKPQAQSEAMKAAEASVKVVKPKTS from the exons ATGGTTGCTTACTGGAGACAAGCAGGACTGAG CTACATTCGCTTCTCGGCCATCTGCGCAGGCGCCGTGCGGGCTGCCCTCAAGCCGCAGGCCCAGAGTGAAGCGATGAAGGCCGCAGAGGCCAGCGTCAAAGTCGTCAAACCCAAAACATCAT gA